A stretch of [Clostridium] innocuum DNA encodes these proteins:
- a CDS encoding ABC transporter ATP-binding protein produces MQLELQNVGYSYNGKELVLRHVNYRFEDGRIYAITGRSGAGKTTLLSLLSQLTKPTEGKILYNGLDVSEVDQYLYRSQYAGVIFQSFNLLMHLTAVENVILSMDIAGVKKENNRAYAMELLEKVGLSKEESQRRILKLSGGQQQRVAIARAVSYDPAILLADEPTGNLDEDTQDEIMEIFKGLAYEEQKCIILVTHSPVVASLADEVYALTDTKKIKNRQKGV; encoded by the coding sequence ATGCAGCTGGAATTACAGAATGTCGGCTACAGCTATAATGGTAAGGAATTGGTGCTGCGCCATGTGAATTACCGCTTTGAAGACGGCAGAATCTACGCGATTACCGGTCGCTCCGGAGCAGGTAAGACCACTTTGCTGTCTCTGCTTTCACAGCTGACAAAGCCAACGGAAGGAAAGATTCTGTACAATGGATTGGATGTCAGCGAGGTGGATCAGTATCTATACAGAAGTCAGTATGCAGGTGTGATTTTTCAAAGCTTTAATCTGCTGATGCATCTGACTGCCGTTGAAAATGTGATACTGTCCATGGACATCGCCGGAGTAAAAAAAGAAAACAACCGTGCATATGCAATGGAACTGCTGGAAAAGGTGGGGCTCAGTAAGGAAGAATCCCAACGCCGTATTTTAAAGCTTTCCGGTGGGCAGCAGCAGCGTGTAGCCATCGCCCGTGCAGTATCGTATGATCCCGCAATTCTTCTGGCGGATGAGCCTACCGGTAATCTGGATGAGGATACGCAGGATGAAATCATGGAAATCTTTAAAGGTCTTGCGTATGAGGAACAGAAATGTATCATCCTTGTCACACATTCACCCGTGGTTGCATCCCTTGCAGATGAAGTTTATGCATTAACCGATACAAAAAAAATCAAAAACAGACAAAAAGGTGTATAA